GGCCTCCCGCCGCATCTACGGCCGCCAGGCCATGGCCGCCATGCAGGCCGCGCAGGCCCACTCCGACCAGCCCATCTGGGCCGCCCTGCACAAGATCACCGCGCCCACCCTGCTGACCTGGGGCCGCGACGACCGGGTCACACCGCTGGAGAGCGCGCTGATCCCGATGCGTACGATCCCGAAGGCCGAACTGCATGTGCTGCCCGACTGCGGACACTGGGCCATGATCGAGCAGAAGGAGGCCTGGGAAAGCACCGTGCTGGCCTTCCTGACCCGCCCCGAGGCATCCTGAGCGTCGGCGGGAGGACCCGGACGACATGGGGGACGACGTGGCGAGACCCGCTGAGGGACGGCAACCGGCGGCCCCGGTCTCGCGCGGCCAGATCGCCCGCCGGGTCCGCATCCTCCGCGCCGCCTCCGAACTCGGCGCCCGCGAGGGCCTCGCCAGCGTGCAGATGCACGACGTGGCCAAGGAGGCCGGCGTCGCCATCGCCACGCTGTACCGCTACTTCCCGTCGAAGCCGTACCTGTTCATGGCGGTCCTGGAGTGGCACATCGAGCAGTACCTCGGCGGCCAGGAGAACGGGCGGGAGAACCTCGCCGCAGCCGAAGGAACGGACGCCGCCGCCGAGGTCGCGGACCTGCTCATCACCCTCAGCGTGAAACTGCTGGACAGCCCGCTGCTCGCCTCGGCCGTGGCGCTCTCGTCGTTCACCGAGTACGCGACCGCCGTCCCGGCCCGCATCGACATCGTCGACAGCGCCCTCGGCCAGGCCATCCTGCGCCTCCTGGGCGCCGACGAGGCCTCGGAGACCGACCGCAGCAGGGCCCGGCTGCTCATCTACGGCTGGTGGGGCCTGTTCGTGGCCATGCTCACCGAGGAGATCTCCACCGAGGAGGCGGAGACCAACATGCGCCTGGCCGCCCGGCTGCTCCTCACGCCGTAGCGGGCCGGAGTCCGCGATCAAATGTGATGCATTCCTTACGTCCTCCTGCCGAGCGGTTATCTTCCCGCTTTCCGTAGGTAGGTTGGTTCCGTCGGTGGCAGCCAGTTCCTGTTGCCGCCGAATCCAGTGGAACCAAGAAGAGGAAGATTTGGCATGCGGAAAATCGGGTTTGCCGGCGTTGCTCTCGTTGCTCTTTCCTTCGCGCTCACGGCGTGCGGCGGGTCCGACAGCAAGGACTCCTCCTCCGCGAAGTCGGCGCCCTCCATGACGGCATCGAAGGCGGCGATGCAGTCGGCGGACAGGACGGGAATGTTCGCGGGCCTCAACGGCAAGAAGGTGACCGGCGCCGCGAAGGTGGGCGGTTCGGGCGTCACGCTGTCCGGCTTCTCCTCCGACGAGGGCCCGGACCTGCACGTCTACCTCACGAACGGCACCGATGAGGCCGCCGTGTCGGCGGGCAAGCAGCTCGGTGGCGTCAAGTTCGACGAGAAGTCCCAGACGTTCGCGCTCAACGGAGCCGACGCGGCCATGTACAGCACGGTGGTCATCCACTGCGACAAGGCGAAGGCGGTATTCGGCGCCGCGAAACTGTCATGAAAAAGTTCTTTTCGCGGCCGACCCTGATCGCGGCGGCTCTCGTCGGCGCGATCAGGGTCGCCCTCGGGGTTCTATGGCTCCATGAGGGCACGCTGAAATACCGGGCGCATTTCGGTGCGGCGGACATCCTGCTGGTGGCGAACAGTGCGAAGTCGAACAGCCGGGTTCCGGGTTACTTCAAGAGTTTCTCGGATTTCGCTCTCGCCGGCTGGCCGCATTTCTTCGGCTTCGCGATGCCGCTGCTGGAGACGGCACTCGGGGTCGTCCTCGTGCTGGGGGTGTTCTCGCTGCCCGCGTCCCTGATGTCGGCCTTCACCCTGCTGACGTACTGGAGCGCGGACCAGCTCATCACCGAGTATCCGGTGATGGCGGCCCTCTCGATGGTGGTCATCGCCTGGCCGCTGCTGGCCTCACGCTTCTCCCTGACGACTCTCGCGGAGCGGGCGGTGGGCCGAAGGCGCCCTGAACTGGTGCTGTTCCGGGAGCCGTTCCGTCGCTGGCTCTGAGCGTCAGCCCGTGGCGCTGGCGATGTCCAGCACCGCCAGATACGAGAACGCGACGCTCGAACCGATCGGCGTTCCCGCGCCCGGGTACACGCGTCCCGACATCGCGGCGGCCGTGTTTCCGGACGCGTACAGCCCCTCGATCGGGGTGCCGTCCGGGCGCAGCACGCGCGCGTGCTCGTCTATCCTCAGGCCGCCCTTGGTGCCGATGTCGGAAGGGAGGATGGTCGCCACGTAGTACGGCGGGGTGTCGAGCGGCAGCAGCAGGGGGTTGGGCCAGTCCGGGGTGGGCGGTGCCGGGTAGTTGAGTTCGGGGAGGGCGGGAAAGCCCAGCACGTGGTGGGCGATCTGGTCCCAGGGCGTCTCGCCGCGGTGGAACCTCTCGTCGACCCCCGTGTGCGCGTAGCCGTTGAACTCCTCGACGGTCGCGCGCAGGGCATCGAGCGGTACGTCGATCAGCTTCGCCAACTCATCGAGGGAATCAGCCCTCTTGAGCGCACCGGACTCGAACCACTCGGGCCGGACCGGCTGGTCGTACGGGCCGCCGAAGCCGTCCCGGTCCAGCTGCCGCTGGTCGATGATCCAGTGGGCGGGGATGTGCGAGATTCCCGTCGTGGTGTGCAGGCG
The nucleotide sequence above comes from Streptomyces sp. N50. Encoded proteins:
- a CDS encoding DM13 domain-containing protein, encoding MTASKAAMQSADRTGMFAGLNGKKVTGAAKVGGSGVTLSGFSSDEGPDLHVYLTNGTDEAAVSAGKQLGGVKFDEKSQTFALNGADAAMYSTVVIHCDKAKAVFGAAKLS
- a CDS encoding TetR/AcrR family transcriptional regulator; translation: MGDDVARPAEGRQPAAPVSRGQIARRVRILRAASELGAREGLASVQMHDVAKEAGVAIATLYRYFPSKPYLFMAVLEWHIEQYLGGQENGRENLAAAEGTDAAAEVADLLITLSVKLLDSPLLASAVALSSFTEYATAVPARIDIVDSALGQAILRLLGADEASETDRSRARLLIYGWWGLFVAMLTEEISTEEAETNMRLAARLLLTP
- a CDS encoding DoxX family membrane protein; translation: MKKFFSRPTLIAAALVGAIRVALGVLWLHEGTLKYRAHFGAADILLVANSAKSNSRVPGYFKSFSDFALAGWPHFFGFAMPLLETALGVVLVLGVFSLPASLMSAFTLLTYWSADQLITEYPVMAALSMVVIAWPLLASRFSLTTLAERAVGRRRPELVLFREPFRRWL